A single window of Hylaeus volcanicus isolate JK05 chromosome 8, UHH_iyHylVolc1.0_haploid, whole genome shotgun sequence DNA harbors:
- the LOC128880947 gene encoding zinc finger protein 62 homolog: protein MDEVVELQDMENVCRLCLSTDEPKSSVFGMQDSPVPLVTKIQACLSIQISATDKLSKDICAECVRNVNQWHNYKEACLRSQDKLHQWLEKHLQSIPMVITIKDEPVDLDFYEDNVEVISESTIESDLDSINIEDSINNVPNSVHVQILTDDEEDVPKVPAPTKDVDVPTKPEPQLDYDTDCTIEIESVTGSELVPNPLSSNEDRVMEADSTQKSSASTSASKKKIRRGPHTHFRGARVFKQKCVHCQINLHSKYSYAKHMERFHTDKQNGDADPEKLDDEEELIEDLEDELISMEKDAPLTQVQQSIISQLKTFSCYSCQQSFTDRRNTLSHIRQHMPDLRPYTCIACLTEFPDRSMYKLHCGASFECAMKIALVIPNHGEEKYFTCNMCLRSMPNRKDLLSHLSKHSDRQYEELISPSRSPPKLKPMAPLPNLKQEVIRKSHGEGPTIPLPYKNGDPAHNHVCDLCGMIYRYRPNMLKHLDLCQRLSPDVRTSYKCVHCGMTYLVFKKFHNHITLDHKKKDFICSECCSKFRSPSDFLAHHETHRRPRNVKQPASNHEKETKKPVQNITTPIKDWDTFEAEINAAKISDSNQYSCALCNLEFTTRAELTEHRNLHLKVKIYSCVICRSMFSSAGALESHMKDHGIEDPSEQNANSSCVEYGTVEDDSRDSKTINVSATSDPGTNKNECHSCGKMFSNYANLRRHIRNIHKSGKSHFSCPDCSRTFKTKEIRDRHITTEHKALKNMCPKCPKSFVFKGNLNLHFQNAHGEKSRSQTGHKCDLCGKVFLEEASLKIHRSWHSRANSRLSIRFMTNEDKKPAKPLITPKQEQDFNTSSDRPARARKSFPNPPPTKPQGNFQCQVCNDKFSDVTELRKHLWDVHCARNKSEKTFSSDELQCELCTNVYPDRETLNMHMQWHKAYPILSDHSKPTFPCEICGKMYSSKKVLWRHKKLHKATTAASAKFQSMMKKPTANDNLCNICQKVFSSSQSLQRHQLNLHSEIFNQRPPSLYNNSRMSSQDEPKSKKVKVESEESLQKPLSAIDAVHTGKKSVMCHICRKFFPNMSVLYKHKQLMHNKSRVVKNIVKAATTTSSECIPLAGNNGKVCCNICFKEFPGVSNLRQHFTVKHKNSPPQHACPIDGCKLMFPTLQNLKAHEQSHTSMIYSCTLCGKHVFTRTAMTNHMLTVHNTVYDADTNKNFHKETDLTNYVVKDAVDATCPHCKIKYPNNRAMKIHYFKFHDAMGQA from the exons ATGGACGAGGTGGTGGAGTTGCAGGACATGGAAAACGTGTGCAGGCTCTGCCTCTCCACCGACGAGCCGAAGTCGTCGGTTTTCGGGATGCAAGACTCTCCGGTACCGTTGGTCACTAAGATACAAGCCTGCTTGTCGATTCAG ATTTCAGCCACGGATAAATTGTCAAAAGACATATGTGCGGAGTGTGTTAGAAATGTGAATCAGTGGCATAATTATAAGGAAGCTTGCCTTCGTTCTCAAGATAAATTACACCAATGGCTAGAGAAGCATTTGCAGTCAATTCCCATG GTCATAACTATCAAGGATGAACCCGTGGATTTAGATTTTTACGAAGACAACGTCGAGGTTATTTCAGAGTCTACTATTGAATCAGACTTG GACTCAATAAATATCGAAGatagtataaataatgtaCCGAATAGTGTTCACGTTCAAATATTAACcgacgacgaagaagatgTACCCAAAGTTCCAGCACCAACGAAAGACGTGGACGTACCTACAAAACCTGAGCCACAACTGGACTACGATACGGACTGTACCATAGAAATAGAATCTGTTACCGGTAGCGAGCTCGTACCTAACCCTCTCTCGAGTAATGAAGACAGAGTCATGGAAGCTGATTCCACGCAAAAGTCCAGCGCCTCGACATCGGCAAGTAAGAAGAAGATTAGACGAGGTCCGCACACTCACTTCAGGGGAGCGCGTGTTTTCAAGCAAAAGTGTGTGCATTGTCAAATCAATTTACATTCTAAGTATTCTTACGCGAAACATATGGAAAGATTTCATACCGACAAGCAAAATGGCGACGCGGATCCTGAGAAGCtagacgacgaagaagaattGATCGAAGACTTGGAGGACGAATTAATCAGCATGGAGAAGGATGCTCCGCTAACGCAGGTACAGCAAAGTATCATCAGTCAATTGAAAACGTTCTCGTGTTATTCCTGTCAACAAAGCTTCACCGATCGAAGGAATACGCTTTCTCACATTCGTCAGCACATGCCCGATTTAAGGCCTTACACGTGCATCGCGTGTTTGACAGAGTTCCCAGATCGATCAATGTACAAATTGCACTGCGGTGCTTCGTTTGAGTGCGCGATGAAAATTGCACTGGTTATACCCAACCATGGCGAGGAGAAGTATTTCACGTGCAACATGTGTTTACGTTCTATGCCAAACCGGAAAGATTTACTTAGCCATCTTTCGAAACACTCCGACAGACAATACGAAGAATTAATCTCACCATCGCGATCTCCTCCTAAATTAAAACCAATGGCACCTCTGCCGAATCTAAAACAGGAAGTGATAAGAAAGTCGCACGGAGAAGGTCCGACTATTCCTCTTCCTTATAAAAACGGCGATCCGGCGCACAATCACGTTTGCGATTTGTGCGGAATGATCTACCGATACAGGCCTAACATGCTTAAGCATCTAGATTTGTGTCAACGTCTATCGCCAGACGTCAGAACGTCCTACAAATGCGTGCACTGCGGTATGACGTATCTCGTGTTCAAAAAGTTCCATAACCACATCACTTTGGAccataaaaagaaagatttcaTATGCTCCGAGTGCTGTAGCAAATTCAGATCTCCCAGCGATTTCTTGGCTCATCATGAGACGCATCGCAGGCCACGCAACGTGAAGCAACCCGCGTCGAACCACGAAAAGGAGACCAAGAAGCCAGTGCAAAATATCACGACCCCGATCAAAGACTGGGACACGTTCGAGGCGGAAATAAACGCAGCCAAGATATCCGACAGCAATCAGTACAGTTGTGCCCTGTGCAACTTGGAATTCACCACCAGAGCCGAGCTAACCGAGCACAGGAATCTTCATCTGAAGGTGAAGATCTATTCTTGCGTGATCTGTCGCAGCATGTTCAGCAGCGCGGGTGCCTTAGAGAGCCACATGAAGGATCACGGTATAGAGGATCCGAGCGAGCAGAACGCGAACAGCTCATGCGTGGAGTACGGGACGGTAGAGGATGATTCGCGGGACTCCAAGACGATTAACGTTAGCGCTACCTCGGATCCCGGTACGAACAAGAACGAGTGTCATTCGTGCGGCAAGATGTTCTCCAACTACGCAAACCTCCGAAGACATATACGAAACATACACAAATCGGGAAAGTCTCACTTTAGTTGTCCCGACTGTTCGCGAACGTTCAAGACCAAGGAGATACGCGATCGGCACATAACGACCGAGCACAAAGCTTTGAAGAACATGTGTCCCAAATGCCCAAAGAGTTTCGTGTTCAAAGGGAATTTGAATCTTCATTTCCAAAACGCTCACGGTGAGAAGTCGCGATCTCAAACTGGTCACAAATGCGACCTCTGCGGCAAGGTGTTTTTAGAGGAAGCCTCCCTCAAGATACACAGATCATGGCATAGCCGAGCAAACTCGCGCTTAAGCATACGATTCATGACGAACGAGGATAAGAAACCGGCGAAACCGTTGATCACGCCCAAACAGGAACAGGATTTCAATACCAGTTCCGACAGACCGGCCAGGGCACGGAAATCCTTCCCGAATCCGCCCCCCACGAAACCTCAAGGCAACTTCCAGTGCCAGGTATGCAACGACAAGTTTAGCGACGTAACCGAGCTGAGGAAACACTTGTGGGACGTACACTGCGCCCGCAACAAGTCCGAGAAGACTTTCTCGAGTGACGAGCTCCAGTGCGAGCTCTGCACGAACGTTTACCCCGACAGGGAGACGCTGAACATGCACATGCAATGGCACAAGGCCTATCCCATTCTCAGCGATCACAGCAAACCGACTTTCCCTTGCGAGATTTGCGGGAAAATGTACAGCTCCAAGAAGGTGCTATGGAGACACAAGAAGCTTCACAAAGCCACCACCGCGGCCTCCGCCAAGTTCCAGTCGATGATGAAAAAGCCCACCGCGAACGATAACTTGTGCAACATCTGTCAAAAGGTCTTCAGCAGCAGCCAGTCGCTGCAACGCCATCAGCTAAACTTGCACAGCGAAATATTCAATCAACGACCGCCGTCGCTGTACAACAACTCGCGTATGTCTTCGCAAGACGAGCCCAAATCGAAGAAGGTGAAAGTGGAGTCGGAGGAGAGCCTGCAAAAACCATTGTCCGCTATAGATGCCGTGCATACAGGCAAGAAGTCGGTGATGTGCCACATCTGCAGGAAGTTCTTCCCGAACATGAGCGTGCTATACAAGCACAAGCAGCTGATGCACAACAAGTCGCGCGTGGTGAAGAATATCGTCAAAGCAGCTACGACGACGTCCTCGGAGTGCATCCCGTTGGCTGGAAACAACGGAAAGGTTTGCTGCAACATTTGCTTCAAGGAGTTCCCGGGTGTGTCGAATCTGCGCCAGCATTTCACCGTCAAACATAAGAACTCACCGCCTCAGCACGCGTGCCCGATCGACGGCTGCAAGCTGATGTTCCCCACGCTTCAGAACCTCAAGGCTCACGAGCAGTCGCACACCAGCATGATTTACAGCTGTACTCTGTGCGGCAAACACGTGTTCACCAGAACAGCAATGACGAACCACATGCTGACGGTCCACAACACCGTCTACGACGCGGATACCAACAAGAACTTTCACAAGGAGACAGACCTGACCAATTACGTCGTGAAGGACGCCGTGGACGCGACCTGTCCCCACTGCAAGATCAAGTATCCCAACAACAGGGCCATGAAGATCCACTACTTCAAGTTCCATGACGCCATGGGTCAAGCATAG
- the LOC128880950 gene encoding ras-related protein Rab-37-like isoform X2 has product MSTVEAKLRSVTKRSRHGSRKSGSPGGDWSSGPGSSGGARGPTQPASSSPQASTSAFNRSQESMGPTRRQSSRDSVDSTGQQAPPDHGELLFKVMLLGDSGVGKTCLLTRFRDGRFLSGNYITTVGIDFRNKVVVVDDTSVKLQIWDTAGQERFRSVTHAYYRDAHALLLLYDVTNKTSYDNIRAWLSEIREHANEDVVIMLLGNKSDCGQERIVKKEDGERLAQEYKVPFMETSAKTGLNVELAFLAVARELMARKSNDPDDTKFNVQDYVRQQSQRSSCFSSNCLTT; this is encoded by the exons ATGAGCACCGTGGAGGCGAAGCTGCGTAGCGTGACGAAGCGTAGCAGACACGGCTCACGTAAAAGCGGGTCACCAGGCGGCGATTGGTCGAGCGGCCCAGGATCATCTGGTGGGGCTAGGGGCCCAACCCAGCCTGCCTCCTCCAGTCCCCAGGCCAGCACCTCCGCTTTCAACAGGTCCCAGGAGTCGATGGGCCCTACCAGGCGGCAGTCCTCGCGGGACAGCGTGGACTCGACGGGCCAACAGGCCCCACCCGATCACGGCGAGCTCCTTTTCAAG GTGATGCTATTGGGCGACAGCGGTGTCGGGAAGACCTGCCTTCTAACGCGATTCAGGGACGGCCGATTCCTGTCTGGGAACTACATAACCACCGTGGGCATTGATTTTAGG aACAAGGtggtcgtcgtcgacgacacGTCTGTGAAGCTTCAAATATGGGACACGGCTGGCCAGGAAAGATTTCGAAGCGTCACGCACGCGTACTACAGAGACGCTCACg CTCTTTTATTGCTTTACGACGTGACGAACAAGACGAGTTACGACAACATCAGGGCCTGGCTGAGCGAGATCCGCGAGCACGCGAACGAGGACGTCGTCATCATGCTGCTGG gtAACAAATCGGACTGCGGACAGGAACGAATCGTGAAGAAAGAAGACGGCGAGCGGTTGGCGCAAGAGTACAAAGTCCCCTTTATGGAAACCTCTGCTAAAACCGGCCTGAACGTCGAATTGGCCTTCTTGGCCGTTGCTAG GGAGTTGATGGCCCGGAAGAGCAACGACCCTGACGACACCAAATTCAACGTCCAAGACTACGTTCGTCAACAGTCTCAGCGGAGTTCCTGTTTCAGTTCCAATTGCCTGACGACTTGA